One genomic segment of Dissulfurirhabdus thermomarina includes these proteins:
- a CDS encoding 4Fe-4S binding protein, with protein sequence MTIQETKLNPSFAAAVAAREGCASLARCYACGSCSGVCPVEKVVPEFDPRKIVHMVALGMEEELVASDVIWACSQCQSCIPVCPQEVRPADVIRGLREEALARGLVDVDRMAELGLLARVDGGKCVACLTCVRLCPFGAPRILPEGYAFIDPDRCRACGICVLECPATAIELAPSQEMRGMKGGAGHAG encoded by the coding sequence ATGACCATCCAGGAGACAAAGCTGAACCCGTCCTTCGCCGCCGCGGTGGCCGCCCGCGAGGGTTGTGCCAGCCTGGCCCGCTGCTACGCCTGCGGCTCCTGCAGCGGGGTCTGCCCGGTGGAGAAGGTGGTGCCGGAGTTCGACCCCAGGAAGATCGTGCACATGGTGGCCCTCGGCATGGAGGAGGAACTCGTGGCCTCGGACGTCATCTGGGCCTGCTCCCAGTGCCAGAGCTGCATCCCGGTCTGCCCGCAGGAGGTCCGCCCGGCCGACGTCATCCGGGGCCTCCGAGAGGAGGCCCTCGCCCGCGGCCTGGTGGACGTCGACCGCATGGCCGAGCTGGGGCTGCTGGCCCGGGTGGACGGCGGCAAGTGCGTCGCCTGCCTCACCTGCGTGCGGCTGTGTCCCTTCGGCGCCCCGCGGATCCTCCCGGAGGGTTACGCCTTCATCGACCCGGACCGGTGCCGGGCCTGCGGGATCTGCGTCCTCGAGTGTCCGGCGACGGCCATCGAGCTGGCCCCGTCGCAGGAGATGCGGGGCATGAAGGGAGGTGCGGGTCATGCCGGCTGA
- a CDS encoding methylenetetrahydrofolate reductase C-terminal domain-containing protein, which translates to MIIAERKPLSEILDMLEGAAKVLVLGCRGCVAVCSAGGDKEVAVLAAALRLGRKLRGGTITVAEETYVRQCDPEYLEPLKTAGKDYDAVLSIACGVGVNFIADCCPGVRVLPGLNTTFYGANLSSGEWVEKCAGCGACVLHLTGGLCPVARCAKSLSNGPCGGSVGGRCEIHPDVPCVWHQIHEKLGELGQSRRMEEIMPIRDWVPAGHGGPRRRVREDLKP; encoded by the coding sequence ATGATCATCGCCGAGCGTAAACCCCTGTCCGAGATCCTGGACATGCTGGAGGGGGCCGCCAAGGTCCTCGTCCTCGGCTGCCGGGGCTGCGTGGCGGTCTGCTCCGCCGGGGGGGACAAGGAAGTGGCGGTCCTCGCCGCGGCGCTCCGCCTGGGGCGCAAGCTCCGGGGCGGCACCATCACCGTGGCGGAGGAGACCTACGTCCGCCAGTGCGACCCCGAGTACCTCGAGCCGTTGAAGACCGCCGGGAAGGACTACGACGCGGTGCTCTCCATCGCCTGCGGGGTGGGGGTGAACTTCATCGCCGATTGCTGCCCGGGGGTCCGGGTGCTGCCGGGCCTCAACACCACCTTCTACGGGGCGAACCTGAGCAGCGGCGAGTGGGTGGAAAAGTGCGCCGGCTGCGGCGCCTGCGTGCTGCATCTCACCGGGGGCCTCTGCCCCGTGGCCCGGTGCGCCAAGAGCCTCTCCAACGGCCCCTGCGGCGGCTCCGTGGGCGGGCGGTGCGAGATCCACCCGGACGTCCCCTGCGTCTGGCACCAGATCCACGAGAAACTCGGGGAGCTCGGCCAGTCCCGGCGCATGGAAGAGATCATGCCCATCCGCGACTGGGTGCCGGCGGGCCACGGCGGGCCGCGCCGGCGAGTGAGGGAGGATTTGAAACCGTGA
- a CDS encoding hydrogenase iron-sulfur subunit, whose product MPADRRIQGFCCNYTASVSGEALRDAGLLPTGAVLERLPCTGRLEVPAILAAFEAGAEAVFVAGCRLDQCHNKTGSERAARRVKEAKVLLSELGISPDRLEMFFVGRGENEPVVAAAREMAARAARLGPVLPPAAGPEASEPQQAAAGKATAKKPAAKKAAAKKPAARKATTKKAAPKKAASGKAGAKKAAGKAKAKESTK is encoded by the coding sequence ATGCCGGCTGACCGTAGGATCCAGGGTTTCTGCTGCAACTACACGGCCTCCGTCTCGGGCGAGGCCCTGCGGGATGCGGGGCTCCTTCCCACCGGCGCAGTGCTGGAGCGCCTGCCCTGCACCGGCCGGCTCGAGGTCCCGGCGATCCTCGCCGCCTTCGAGGCGGGGGCCGAGGCCGTCTTCGTGGCGGGGTGCCGGCTGGACCAGTGCCACAACAAGACCGGCAGCGAGCGGGCCGCCCGCCGGGTGAAGGAGGCGAAGGTCCTCCTCTCCGAGCTGGGGATCAGCCCCGACCGTCTCGAGATGTTCTTCGTGGGCCGCGGCGAGAACGAGCCCGTGGTGGCGGCCGCCCGGGAGATGGCCGCCCGGGCGGCGCGGCTCGGACCGGTGCTCCCGCCGGCCGCCGGGCCGGAGGCGTCCGAGCCCCAGCAGGCGGCCGCCGGGAAGGCGACTGCGAAAAAGCCTGCCGCCAAGAAGGCGGCCGCCAAGAAGCCCGCCGCCAGGAAGGCCACCACCAAGAAGGCCGCCCCCAAGAAGGCCGCGTCCGGGAAGGCGGGGGCGAAGAAGGCCGCCGGCAAGGCCAAGGCCAAGGAGTCGACCAAATGA
- a CDS encoding acetyl-CoA decarbonylase/synthase complex subunit delta — protein MIAGSNLEQVLASGQFAVTGELGPPKNGDPEVVRQKARILKGHVDAVNITDCQTAIVRMSSLTAGLIALSEGVEPVMQMTCRDRNRIGMQSDILGAAALGIRNLLCLTGDHQKFGNHPQAKGVFDMDSIQLLGMVRRMRDERRFQCGEEIKGGEPRLFLGAAANPFADPFEYRPIRLGKKVAAGADFIQTQIIYNVEKFARFMERVRDLGLHEKVYILAGVTPPKSVGMANYMKKFVPGLDVTDEVIQRMRAARDKQEEGIDICVDIIRQVREIPGVAGVHIMAIEWEQAVPEIVKRAGLDPRPAPKGVEAVLGGAAALEAAEKARQEAEAASVHVLREKDRLAAEVSGLRSELEAARGRAEKGEAEVRRLLAELEAAKAALAAGGAAPALAGAATMTPEGGESMAEKMDRERRALTSLSQGLQALRKVMGLSEEQFEALRRFIEAEFYLSTGIAAGTLPAAAAAPAGAPAPAPAPAAAERPEPAPAAAPAGLPPCPPEFTEDEWRRKWVIRLVAQGNVALHNGDAAAAEAAFRRALELDPADAKAKAGLARAEAGEVGPGPEAAPAAEVPKAPEAAPPKPEAPAAKEVEPAPAEPTPKPEPPKPAAEKPKPAPKKAPAAAPAPAGAAGLEVPPLASETASLEERAGAIPADGYKDPATGTIREVVLGEGDKAVAVGGVSTLPFHLFEGEMSRPPATALEVLDEAPEEWPESLARHYADVLSDPVAWARKCVQDYGARAVCLSLVSTDPNGTNRASAEAAQTAKAVVEALDVPVILWGCGNAEKDTETLREVTSLIGDRKVCLAPLTDANYRNIGATAMAFQLPVVASTPIDVNLAKQLNILLENLGLSLDHVLMDPSIGALGYGLEYTYSVMERIRLAALTQQDDKLQAPFICHLGREVWKAKETRLPSDEMLGDQERRGVLMEAMTAVCLMLAGGDLMVMRHPKAVALAEAVARGLM, from the coding sequence GTGATCGCAGGAAGCAACCTCGAGCAGGTCCTGGCCTCCGGCCAGTTCGCGGTGACCGGCGAGCTGGGCCCCCCCAAGAACGGCGATCCCGAGGTGGTCCGGCAGAAGGCCCGGATCCTCAAGGGCCACGTGGACGCGGTGAACATCACGGACTGCCAGACGGCCATCGTCCGCATGTCCAGCCTCACGGCGGGCCTCATCGCCCTCTCCGAGGGCGTCGAGCCCGTGATGCAGATGACCTGCCGCGACCGCAACCGCATCGGCATGCAGTCCGACATCCTCGGGGCCGCGGCCCTCGGGATCCGGAACCTCCTGTGCCTGACGGGCGACCACCAGAAGTTCGGCAACCATCCCCAGGCCAAGGGCGTCTTCGACATGGACTCCATCCAGCTCCTCGGGATGGTCCGCCGGATGCGCGACGAGCGCCGGTTCCAGTGCGGGGAGGAGATCAAGGGGGGTGAGCCCCGCCTCTTCCTGGGGGCGGCCGCCAACCCCTTCGCCGACCCCTTCGAGTACCGGCCCATCCGGCTGGGAAAGAAGGTGGCCGCCGGCGCCGATTTCATCCAGACCCAGATCATCTACAACGTGGAGAAGTTCGCCCGCTTCATGGAACGGGTCCGGGACCTCGGCCTCCACGAGAAGGTCTACATCCTGGCCGGGGTGACCCCGCCCAAGTCCGTGGGCATGGCCAACTACATGAAGAAGTTCGTCCCCGGGCTCGACGTCACCGACGAGGTGATCCAGCGGATGCGGGCGGCCCGGGACAAGCAGGAAGAGGGCATCGACATCTGCGTGGACATCATCCGCCAGGTCCGGGAGATCCCCGGGGTGGCCGGGGTCCACATCATGGCCATCGAGTGGGAGCAGGCCGTGCCCGAGATCGTGAAGCGGGCCGGGCTCGATCCCCGGCCGGCGCCCAAGGGGGTGGAGGCCGTCCTGGGCGGCGCCGCCGCCCTCGAGGCGGCGGAGAAGGCCCGGCAGGAGGCCGAGGCCGCCTCCGTCCACGTCCTGCGGGAAAAGGACCGGCTCGCCGCGGAGGTCTCCGGGCTCCGGTCCGAGCTGGAGGCGGCCCGCGGTCGGGCCGAGAAGGGCGAGGCCGAGGTACGCCGGCTGCTCGCGGAGCTGGAGGCCGCCAAGGCGGCCCTGGCGGCCGGCGGGGCGGCTCCCGCTTTGGCCGGAGCGGCAACGATGACCCCCGAGGGAGGCGAATCAATGGCAGAGAAGATGGATCGTGAACGCCGGGCCCTGACCTCGCTCAGCCAGGGGCTCCAGGCGCTCCGGAAGGTCATGGGACTCAGCGAGGAACAGTTCGAGGCGCTCCGGCGCTTCATCGAGGCGGAGTTCTACCTCTCCACGGGGATCGCCGCCGGAACGCTGCCGGCAGCCGCGGCGGCGCCCGCCGGGGCCCCCGCCCCCGCCCCCGCGCCGGCGGCGGCCGAAAGACCCGAACCGGCCCCCGCGGCGGCGCCCGCCGGGCTGCCCCCGTGCCCCCCGGAGTTCACCGAGGACGAATGGCGGCGCAAGTGGGTGATCCGGCTGGTCGCCCAGGGCAACGTGGCGCTCCACAACGGGGACGCCGCGGCGGCCGAGGCGGCCTTCCGCCGCGCCCTGGAGCTGGATCCCGCCGACGCCAAGGCCAAGGCCGGGCTCGCCCGCGCCGAGGCCGGGGAGGTGGGGCCGGGGCCCGAGGCCGCGCCGGCGGCCGAGGTCCCGAAGGCCCCCGAAGCCGCGCCCCCGAAGCCGGAGGCGCCGGCGGCCAAGGAGGTCGAGCCGGCCCCGGCGGAGCCCACGCCCAAGCCCGAGCCGCCCAAGCCGGCCGCCGAGAAGCCCAAGCCGGCTCCCAAGAAGGCGCCCGCCGCCGCCCCCGCGCCGGCCGGGGCCGCCGGGCTCGAGGTGCCGCCGCTCGCCTCCGAGACGGCCTCCCTGGAGGAGCGCGCCGGGGCCATCCCGGCCGACGGCTACAAGGACCCGGCCACCGGGACCATCCGCGAGGTGGTGCTCGGGGAGGGGGACAAGGCCGTGGCCGTGGGCGGTGTCTCGACCCTGCCCTTCCACCTCTTCGAGGGGGAGATGTCGCGGCCGCCGGCCACCGCCCTCGAGGTCCTGGACGAGGCCCCGGAGGAGTGGCCGGAGTCCCTGGCGCGGCACTACGCCGACGTCCTGTCGGACCCCGTGGCCTGGGCCAGGAAGTGCGTCCAGGACTACGGCGCCCGGGCCGTCTGCCTCTCCCTGGTGAGCACCGATCCCAACGGCACCAACCGTGCCTCCGCGGAGGCCGCCCAGACCGCCAAGGCCGTGGTGGAGGCCCTGGACGTGCCCGTCATCCTCTGGGGCTGCGGCAACGCCGAGAAGGACACCGAGACCCTCCGGGAGGTCACCAGCCTCATCGGCGACCGGAAGGTGTGCCTGGCGCCGCTGACCGACGCCAACTACCGCAACATCGGCGCCACGGCCATGGCCTTCCAGCTGCCGGTGGTGGCCTCGACCCCCATCGACGTCAACCTGGCCAAGCAGCTCAACATCCTGCTCGAGAACCTCGGCCTCTCCCTGGACCACGTCCTGATGGACCCGTCCATCGGCGCCCTGGGCTACGGCCTGGAGTACACCTACTCCGTGATGGAGCGGATCCGTCTCGCCGCGCTCACCCAGCAGGACGACAAGCTCCAGGCACCCTTCATCTGCCACCTCGGGCGCGAGGTCTGGAAGGCCAAGGAGACCCGGCTGCCCTCCGACGAGATGCTCGGTGACCAGGAGCGCCGGGGGGTCCTCATGGAGGCCATGACCGCCGTCTGTCTCATGCTGGCCGGCGGCGACCTCATGGTGATGCGGCACCCGAAGGCCGTGGCCCTCGCCGAGGCAGTGGCCCGGGGCCTCATGTAG
- a CDS encoding FAD-dependent oxidoreductase yields the protein MKQTGAVMVLGGGIAGVQAALDLAELGFYVYLVEKNASIGGVMAQLDKTFPTNDCSLUILAPKLVEAGRSPNIEILTNARLEALDGEPGRFVARVHQEPRYIDEDKCTACGTCTMYCPRVIPDTYNERLDVTRAPHIDYAQAIPSSYAIDPKACLRVNYDTCNVCAQTCTAQAIDFSQRPKDHELEVGAVVLAPGFGRIDPAVLERYGYGRFPDVVTSLEFERLTCASGPSEGEIVRPSDQAHPKKIAFLQCVGSRDETCGNGYCSSVCCMYALKEASVAKEHDPDLDIALFFMDVRTQGKGFDEARMRAEKKYGFRIVRARVPRVDQVDGKLALSWTTEDGASHSELFDMVVLSVGLDSPEDAHVIAETTGIELNRYAFAKTGSALPLDTTRPGIFVAGAFQGPKDIPESVTQASGAAARASEMLAAGRGSRTVTVTYPEEDRALAEEEPRVGVFVCHCGVNIAGVVDVHAVRDYAATLPNVVLYEDNMYSCSQDALRTLAEKIHRHRLNRVVIAACSPRTHEPLFQETLKSVGVNPALVEMANIRDQCAWVHAQEPAAATEKAKDLVRMAVAKARLLRPLDQPTVDVTPAALVLGGGAAGMSAALSIADQGFQVVLVERSDRLGGNLLRLNRLPDGTRAADLVKDLTARVKKHKKIKVMTDATLEGTSGYVGNFTSSIAKGGHTEIVNHGVLVVATGGQEYRPSSYLYGESDRVLTQLELEARLAKGKAGLRGVKSVVMIQCVGSRGDDMGHCSRLCCSQAVRNALRVKEFAPEARVTVLYRDMRTYGFAEDLYREARERGVVFLRYELDRKPEVTRKGKGLKVRVFDRLLGEDIELSADLLALSVGIRPGENETLSRILKAPLTADGFFLEAHAKLRPVEVAVDGVYVCGLAHGPKTLDESIAQARAAAGKAAIPLAKGKVAAASIVSRVNPEACIGCGICASLCPFKAIEVRKVDGKRKAETITASCKGCGICASHCPVLAISMGGFSDEAIMAQIHAFAEVPEGGAPAEAGKGDDK from the coding sequence ATGAAACAGACAGGTGCAGTGATGGTGCTGGGGGGCGGGATCGCCGGCGTGCAGGCGGCCCTGGACCTCGCCGAGCTCGGCTTCTACGTCTACCTGGTGGAGAAGAACGCCTCCATCGGCGGCGTGATGGCCCAGCTCGACAAGACCTTTCCGACCAACGACTGCTCGTTGTGAATTCTCGCACCGAAGCTGGTTGAGGCCGGTCGGTCTCCAAACATCGAAATCCTGACCAACGCGCGGCTCGAGGCCCTTGATGGCGAGCCCGGCCGGTTCGTGGCCCGGGTGCACCAGGAGCCCCGCTACATCGACGAGGACAAGTGTACCGCCTGCGGGACCTGCACCATGTACTGCCCACGGGTGATACCCGACACCTACAACGAGCGGCTGGACGTGACCCGGGCCCCCCACATCGACTACGCCCAGGCCATCCCCTCCAGCTACGCCATCGACCCGAAGGCCTGCCTCCGGGTCAACTACGACACCTGCAACGTCTGCGCCCAGACGTGCACGGCGCAGGCCATCGACTTCAGCCAGCGGCCCAAGGACCACGAGCTCGAGGTGGGGGCCGTGGTGCTGGCTCCCGGCTTCGGGCGGATCGACCCCGCCGTGCTCGAGCGCTACGGCTACGGCCGGTTCCCCGACGTGGTGACGAGCCTCGAGTTCGAGCGCCTCACCTGCGCCTCGGGGCCGTCCGAGGGCGAGATCGTCCGGCCCTCCGACCAGGCGCACCCGAAGAAGATCGCCTTCCTCCAGTGCGTGGGCTCCCGCGACGAGACCTGCGGCAACGGCTACTGCTCCTCGGTCTGCTGCATGTATGCCCTCAAGGAGGCCTCGGTGGCCAAGGAGCACGACCCGGACCTCGACATCGCCCTCTTCTTCATGGACGTCCGGACCCAGGGGAAGGGCTTCGACGAGGCGCGGATGCGCGCGGAGAAGAAGTACGGTTTCCGCATCGTCCGGGCCCGGGTGCCCCGGGTGGACCAGGTGGACGGCAAGCTCGCCCTCTCCTGGACCACCGAGGACGGCGCCTCCCACTCCGAGCTCTTCGACATGGTGGTCCTCTCCGTGGGGCTCGACTCCCCGGAGGACGCCCACGTGATCGCCGAGACCACGGGCATCGAGCTCAACCGTTACGCCTTCGCGAAGACGGGCTCGGCGCTGCCGCTGGACACCACGCGGCCCGGCATCTTCGTGGCCGGCGCCTTCCAGGGGCCGAAGGACATCCCGGAGAGCGTGACCCAGGCCTCCGGCGCCGCGGCCCGGGCCTCCGAGATGCTCGCCGCCGGCCGCGGCTCCCGGACCGTCACCGTGACCTACCCGGAGGAGGACCGGGCCCTGGCCGAGGAGGAGCCCCGCGTGGGCGTCTTCGTCTGCCACTGCGGCGTCAACATCGCCGGCGTGGTGGACGTCCACGCCGTCCGGGACTACGCGGCCACGCTCCCCAACGTGGTCCTCTACGAGGACAACATGTACTCGTGCTCCCAGGACGCGCTCCGGACCCTGGCCGAGAAGATCCACCGCCACCGGCTCAACCGGGTGGTGATCGCGGCCTGTTCCCCCCGGACCCACGAGCCCCTCTTCCAGGAGACGCTGAAGTCCGTGGGGGTGAACCCGGCCCTGGTGGAGATGGCCAACATCCGCGACCAGTGCGCCTGGGTCCACGCCCAGGAGCCGGCGGCCGCCACCGAGAAGGCCAAGGACCTGGTGCGGATGGCGGTGGCCAAGGCGCGGCTCCTGCGGCCCCTGGACCAGCCCACGGTGGACGTCACCCCGGCCGCCCTGGTGCTCGGCGGCGGGGCGGCGGGGATGAGCGCGGCGCTGAGCATCGCCGACCAGGGCTTCCAGGTGGTCCTGGTGGAACGCTCCGACCGCCTGGGCGGGAACCTTCTCCGCCTCAACCGGCTGCCGGACGGGACCCGGGCCGCGGACCTCGTGAAGGATCTCACCGCTCGGGTCAAGAAACACAAGAAGATCAAGGTGATGACCGATGCCACCCTGGAGGGGACGAGCGGCTACGTGGGCAACTTCACCTCCTCCATCGCCAAGGGCGGCCACACGGAGATCGTCAACCACGGCGTCCTGGTCGTCGCCACGGGCGGCCAGGAGTACCGGCCCTCGTCCTACCTCTACGGGGAGAGCGACCGGGTGCTGACCCAGCTCGAGCTGGAGGCCCGGCTCGCCAAGGGCAAGGCCGGCCTCCGGGGGGTGAAGTCCGTGGTCATGATCCAGTGCGTGGGCTCCCGCGGCGACGACATGGGCCATTGCAGCCGGCTCTGCTGCAGCCAGGCGGTCCGCAACGCCCTCCGGGTGAAGGAGTTCGCCCCCGAGGCGCGGGTCACCGTCCTCTACCGCGACATGCGGACCTACGGCTTCGCCGAGGACCTCTACCGGGAGGCCCGGGAGCGGGGGGTCGTCTTCCTGCGCTACGAGCTCGACCGCAAGCCCGAGGTCACCCGGAAGGGCAAGGGGCTCAAGGTCCGGGTCTTCGACCGGCTCCTCGGCGAGGACATCGAGCTTTCGGCGGACCTCCTCGCCCTCTCCGTGGGGATCCGTCCCGGCGAGAACGAGACCCTTTCCCGGATCCTCAAGGCGCCGCTCACCGCCGACGGCTTCTTCCTCGAGGCCCATGCCAAGCTTCGCCCCGTGGAGGTGGCGGTGGACGGCGTCTACGTGTGCGGCCTCGCCCACGGGCCCAAGACCCTCGACGAGAGCATCGCCCAGGCCCGGGCCGCCGCCGGCAAGGCGGCCATCCCCCTGGCCAAGGGGAAGGTGGCCGCCGCGTCCATCGTCTCCCGGGTGAACCCGGAGGCCTGCATCGGCTGCGGCATCTGCGCCAGCCTCTGCCCCTTCAAGGCCATCGAGGTCCGAAAGGTGGACGGCAAGCGCAAGGCCGAGACCATCACGGCCTCCTGCAAGGGGTGCGGCATCTGCGCCTCCCACTGCCCGGTGCTGGCCATCTCCATGGGAGGCTTCTCGGACGAGGCCATCATGGCCCAGATCCACGCCTTCGCCGAGGTGCCGGAAGGCGGCGCCCCGGCCGAGGCCGGCAAGGGAGACGACAAATGA
- the cooS gene encoding anaerobic carbon-monoxide dehydrogenase catalytic subunit → MDTSKRFEKGNGGCPSIQCETNQDVLCQSCASGVVTAAHRVAQRAAEPCLFGKGGTCCRNCNMGPCQIIEGVDQMIGVCGADAATVAARNFARIVAGGSSAHMDHGRGMALAFLATARGETPYEIKDAAKLRATAQRLGIDPADKATTDLAIEVGTLLVNQFGQQEGGLALMKRAPKARQEVWAKLGVAPRGIDREVVELMHRTHMGVDQDAANLLFQAARCALADGWGASMIATELSDVMFGTPVPIRTKVNIGVLKEDEVNVTVHGHEPVVAEALAMAANDPEIVAEAKKVGAKGVNLAGVCCTGNEILMRRGLPIAGSFVQQEVVLATGAVEAMVVDVQCIMQGVSPAAGQFHTRLVTTSEKAKIPGARHIAFDEHRALDSAKEILRQAIAAYPERGKHYIPVHQMDVVAGFSHETITYMLGGRFRGSYKPLNDNIANGRIRGVAAIVGCDNYRVLEEVHIELAKELIANDVLVLVTGCAATGMGRAGLLTPEALSMAGDGLKEVLEAVGCPPVLHMGSCVDNSRILIAATEMVLTGGLGNDISDLPAVGCAPQWMSEKAVAIGQYFVSSGASVIFGPSFPTTGSKVVTDYCFREMENLYGAHWDVAQTSNEFANKMLDHINAKRKALGLDKKKERVLFDMAMRRELQTGLQDVGCHGPGA, encoded by the coding sequence ATGGATACCAGCAAGCGCTTCGAGAAGGGAAACGGCGGGTGCCCGAGCATCCAGTGCGAGACGAACCAGGACGTGCTCTGCCAGTCCTGCGCCTCCGGGGTGGTGACCGCCGCCCACCGGGTCGCGCAGCGGGCGGCCGAGCCCTGCCTCTTCGGCAAGGGCGGCACCTGCTGCCGGAACTGCAACATGGGGCCCTGCCAGATCATCGAGGGCGTGGACCAGATGATCGGGGTCTGCGGCGCCGACGCCGCCACGGTGGCCGCCCGCAACTTCGCCCGGATCGTGGCCGGGGGCTCTTCCGCCCACATGGACCACGGCCGGGGCATGGCGCTGGCCTTCCTGGCCACCGCCCGGGGCGAGACCCCCTACGAGATCAAGGACGCCGCCAAGCTCCGCGCCACGGCGCAGCGGCTCGGCATCGACCCGGCCGACAAGGCGACCACCGACCTCGCCATCGAGGTGGGGACCCTGCTGGTGAACCAGTTCGGCCAGCAGGAGGGCGGGCTCGCCCTCATGAAGCGCGCCCCCAAGGCCCGCCAGGAGGTGTGGGCCAAGCTCGGGGTGGCGCCCCGGGGCATCGACCGCGAGGTGGTGGAGCTCATGCACCGGACCCACATGGGGGTGGACCAGGACGCCGCCAACCTCCTCTTCCAGGCCGCCCGGTGCGCCTTGGCCGACGGCTGGGGGGCCTCCATGATCGCCACCGAGCTCTCCGACGTCATGTTCGGGACCCCGGTGCCCATCCGCACCAAGGTGAACATCGGGGTCCTCAAGGAGGACGAGGTCAACGTCACGGTGCACGGGCACGAGCCCGTGGTGGCCGAGGCCCTGGCCATGGCGGCCAACGACCCCGAGATCGTCGCCGAGGCGAAGAAGGTGGGCGCCAAGGGCGTCAACCTCGCCGGGGTCTGCTGCACCGGGAACGAGATCCTCATGCGCCGCGGACTCCCCATCGCGGGCAGCTTCGTGCAGCAGGAGGTGGTCCTGGCCACGGGGGCCGTGGAGGCCATGGTGGTGGACGTCCAGTGCATCATGCAGGGCGTCTCCCCCGCCGCGGGGCAGTTCCACACCCGGCTCGTCACCACCTCCGAGAAGGCCAAGATCCCCGGGGCCCGGCACATCGCCTTCGACGAGCACCGCGCCCTGGATTCCGCCAAGGAGATCCTCCGCCAGGCCATCGCGGCCTACCCGGAGCGGGGCAAGCACTACATCCCCGTCCACCAGATGGACGTGGTGGCCGGCTTCAGCCACGAGACCATCACCTACATGCTCGGCGGGCGCTTCCGCGGCAGCTACAAGCCCCTGAACGACAACATCGCCAACGGCCGTATCCGGGGCGTGGCCGCCATCGTGGGCTGCGACAACTACCGGGTCCTCGAGGAGGTCCACATCGAGCTGGCCAAGGAGCTCATCGCCAACGACGTCCTGGTGCTGGTGACCGGGTGCGCCGCCACGGGCATGGGCCGGGCCGGGCTGCTCACCCCCGAGGCCCTCTCCATGGCGGGCGACGGGCTCAAGGAGGTCCTCGAGGCCGTGGGGTGCCCCCCGGTGCTCCACATGGGTTCCTGCGTGGACAACAGCCGGATCCTCATCGCCGCCACCGAGATGGTCCTCACCGGCGGCCTCGGCAACGACATCAGCGATCTTCCCGCCGTGGGGTGCGCGCCCCAGTGGATGAGCGAGAAGGCGGTGGCCATCGGGCAGTACTTCGTCTCGAGCGGGGCCTCGGTGATCTTCGGGCCCAGCTTCCCCACCACCGGCTCCAAGGTGGTGACGGACTACTGCTTCCGGGAGATGGAGAACCTCTACGGCGCGCACTGGGACGTGGCCCAGACCTCCAACGAGTTCGCCAACAAGATGCTCGACCACATCAACGCCAAGCGCAAGGCCCTGGGCCTCGACAAGAAGAAGGAGCGGGTCCTCTTCGACATGGCCATGCGGCGCGAGCTCCAGACCGGGCTCCAGGACGTGGGCTGCCACGGCCCCGGGGCCTGA
- the folD gene encoding bifunctional methylenetetrahydrofolate dehydrogenase/methenyltetrahydrofolate cyclohydrolase FolD produces MTAKIISGVEIAKQIREELKAEVAGLKEQHGVTPGLVTILVGENPASVSYVTAKQKTAHELGFHSVQDNQPEDITEEALLALIDKYNKDPAIHGILVQLPLPKHINETKVLYAIDPDKDVDGFHPVNVGKMVIGEQCFLPCTPHGILEMLERSGVETSGAEAVVVGRSNIVGKPIANLMLQKRAAGNATVTVCHTRTRDMAFHTRRADILVVAAGRPKVITADMVKEGAVVIDVGVNRIGKTPEGKAILCGDVDFEAVKEKAAAITPVPGGVGPMTITMLMKNTVQAAKQFAGLA; encoded by the coding sequence ATGACGGCAAAGATCATCAGCGGCGTCGAGATCGCCAAGCAGATCCGGGAGGAACTCAAGGCCGAGGTGGCCGGGCTCAAGGAGCAGCACGGCGTCACCCCGGGGCTCGTGACCATCCTGGTGGGCGAGAACCCGGCCTCGGTCTCCTACGTGACGGCCAAGCAGAAGACGGCCCACGAGCTCGGCTTTCACTCGGTGCAGGACAACCAGCCCGAGGATATCACCGAGGAGGCCCTCCTGGCGCTCATCGACAAGTACAACAAGGACCCGGCCATCCACGGCATCCTGGTCCAGCTGCCGCTGCCGAAGCACATCAACGAGACCAAGGTCCTCTACGCCATCGACCCCGACAAGGACGTGGACGGCTTCCACCCGGTCAACGTGGGCAAGATGGTCATCGGGGAACAGTGCTTCCTGCCCTGCACGCCCCACGGCATCCTCGAGATGCTGGAGCGCTCCGGGGTGGAGACCAGCGGCGCCGAGGCGGTGGTGGTGGGCCGGAGCAACATCGTGGGCAAGCCCATCGCCAATCTCATGCTCCAGAAGCGGGCGGCGGGCAACGCCACGGTCACCGTCTGCCACACCCGGACCCGGGACATGGCCTTCCACACCCGCCGGGCCGACATCCTCGTGGTGGCCGCCGGTCGGCCCAAGGTCATCACCGCCGACATGGTGAAGGAGGGGGCGGTGGTCATCGACGTCGGGGTCAACCGCATCGGCAAGACCCCGGAAGGGAAGGCCATCCTGTGCGGCGACGTGGACTTCGAGGCCGTCAAGGAGAAGGCCGCGGCCATCACCCCCGTGCCCGGGGGCGTGGGGCCCATGACCATCACCATGCTCATGAAGAACACGGTCCAGGCCGCCAAGCAGTTCGCGGGCCTGGCCTGA